The proteins below come from a single Gordonia pseudamarae genomic window:
- a CDS encoding DoxX family protein, which translates to MLGINSGAHLVARVILGYIFVMHGWQKLSTNGIDATKAGFDAMGVPAPGPAAYFATWVELIGGILLIVGLALPLAAVLLIADMIGAIFYAHLDAGLWSMDGGYEFPLALIAGLLAVGFVKAGPIAVDHYVLPRMRGQAS; encoded by the coding sequence GTGCTCGGAATCAACAGCGGCGCCCACCTGGTGGCGCGTGTCATCCTCGGCTACATCTTCGTGATGCACGGCTGGCAGAAACTGTCCACCAACGGCATCGACGCCACCAAGGCCGGATTCGACGCCATGGGTGTGCCGGCCCCCGGACCGGCCGCGTACTTCGCAACCTGGGTGGAACTGATCGGCGGCATCCTGCTGATCGTGGGACTGGCCCTCCCGCTCGCGGCGGTCCTCCTGATCGCGGACATGATCGGCGCCATCTTCTACGCCCATCTCGACGCCGGCCTCTGGTCGATGGACGGCGGCTACGAGTTCCCGCTCGCCCTCATCGCCGGCCTCTTGGCGGTCGGCTTCGTCAAGGCGGGCCCGATCGCCGTCGACCACTACGTCCTGCCCCGTATGCGCGGCCAGGCAAGCTGA
- a CDS encoding DAK2 domain-containing protein, with protein MTAPDGPLPASVNPQVVRDWADACVAGLDELRGEINDLNVFPIPDSDTGSNMLFTMRGAAEAARATPARADLATVTRALADGAVSSARGNSGIILSQVLVGLADAADVLMQDPDATFNMLYSSGLRLAARGAVRAVSDPREGTVLTVVAVAARTAAEHVGDSPADLARAVADDTAEALERTPEQLPELASAGVVDAGARGFLVLADALVGVLTGVTQRRRRYRGILTGGGQPGHSADEACTSSDMDYEVMFLLEGSAAEHVATLRARLDEIGDAVVIVGDSSGDAGERFSVHVHTDQPGAAVEAGIARGTLSDIRISCFALDEIKKQTVNDGPPPRHRRAVVAVVRGEGAAALFAEAGAAVVRADDGLTPEHLAEAIRDTDSAHVVVMGNGAMSSADLVAVTSDVRTPQRAVVSLPTLSMTQCLAALAVHDPAETPDADAYAMAEAAAGARWGSLTVAETKMMTLAGTCDVGDILGLIGSDVLVVAEQQPEAATALIDLMLATGGEMVTVLAGAQIGDDTVTVIDQHLRRSYPGVELLVYQTGQRNDLIQVGVE; from the coding sequence ATGACGGCCCCGGACGGACCCCTTCCCGCGTCGGTGAATCCGCAGGTGGTGCGTGACTGGGCCGACGCATGCGTCGCGGGGCTCGACGAACTGCGCGGCGAGATCAACGACCTCAACGTCTTTCCGATCCCCGACTCCGACACCGGCAGCAACATGCTGTTCACGATGCGGGGGGCGGCCGAGGCGGCGCGGGCCACCCCCGCCCGCGCCGATCTGGCGACGGTGACCCGCGCGCTGGCCGACGGCGCGGTGTCGTCGGCGCGTGGCAACTCCGGCATCATCCTGTCACAGGTACTGGTCGGTCTGGCCGATGCCGCCGACGTGCTGATGCAGGACCCTGATGCGACGTTCAACATGCTGTACTCGTCCGGTCTGCGGCTCGCGGCCCGCGGCGCCGTCCGGGCGGTGAGCGATCCACGCGAGGGTACTGTGCTCACAGTTGTCGCGGTCGCCGCCCGGACCGCCGCCGAGCACGTCGGCGACAGCCCGGCCGACCTGGCCCGTGCGGTTGCCGACGACACCGCCGAAGCCCTCGAACGCACCCCCGAGCAGTTGCCCGAGCTCGCGTCCGCGGGCGTGGTGGACGCGGGCGCCCGGGGCTTCCTCGTCCTGGCTGACGCCCTTGTCGGGGTGCTGACCGGGGTGACGCAGCGACGGCGGCGCTATCGCGGAATCCTCACCGGTGGCGGTCAACCCGGACATTCGGCCGACGAGGCGTGCACGTCGTCGGACATGGACTACGAGGTGATGTTCCTGCTGGAGGGCAGCGCCGCCGAGCATGTGGCCACCCTGCGTGCCCGGCTCGACGAGATCGGCGACGCGGTGGTTATCGTCGGTGACAGTTCGGGCGATGCGGGCGAACGGTTCTCGGTGCATGTGCACACCGATCAGCCGGGTGCGGCGGTGGAGGCGGGTATCGCACGGGGCACGCTCTCCGACATCCGGATCTCATGTTTCGCCCTCGACGAGATCAAGAAGCAGACCGTCAACGACGGACCGCCGCCCCGGCACCGGCGCGCGGTGGTCGCGGTCGTGCGCGGCGAGGGTGCGGCCGCCTTGTTCGCGGAGGCGGGCGCCGCGGTGGTGCGTGCCGACGACGGATTGACCCCCGAGCACCTGGCCGAGGCGATCCGCGACACCGACAGCGCCCACGTGGTGGTGATGGGCAACGGCGCGATGTCGTCGGCGGATCTGGTGGCGGTGACCTCGGACGTGCGCACCCCGCAGCGTGCGGTGGTGTCGTTGCCGACCCTGTCGATGACGCAATGCCTTGCCGCGCTTGCCGTCCACGATCCCGCCGAAACACCCGACGCCGATGCCTACGCGATGGCCGAGGCCGCGGCGGGCGCGCGATGGGGTTCGCTCACCGTTGCCGAGACGAAGATGATGACGCTCGCCGGAACGTGCGATGTGGGTGACATCCTGGGTCTGATCGGAAGCGACGTCCTGGTGGTGGCCGAGCAACAACCCGAGGCCGCGACCGCCCTGATCGACCTCATGCTGGCCACCGGCGGCGAGATGGTGACGGTGCTGGCAGGTGCGCAGATCGGCGATGACACCGTCACGGTCATCGACCAGCACCTGCGGCGGTCGTACCCTGGTGTGGAACTGCTCGTATATCAGACCGGGCAGCGGAACGATCTGATTCAGGTGGGAGTCGAATAG